The following are from one region of the Methanobacterium veterum genome:
- a CDS encoding beta-ribofuranosylaminobenzene 5'-phosphate synthase, translating into MIIETPSRLHMTLIDLNGTIGRVDGGVGLTIKKPKLVLEAKSQDEGIDIFFKESHKLNEKIMADYGRKIENTVKKITDFLKIDSGFKFEVKTAYPAHSGLGSGTQLSLAVAKLILNLNDRDMDAWQIAKIVGRGGTSGIGVRAFDHGGFIIDGGHKVDEKPDFLPSSASNARPAPLIARYDFPEDWKVVLAIPNVPAGASGQNEVNIFQGYCPIKLDEVQKLSHLILMKMMPSLVEEDLDSFGSAVNEIQNIGFKKIEVGFQDSVINEIAQNLRDAGAAGVGMSSFGPTIYAVTDTNTKDISKVAQSTMNEIGGKVIVTEAKNSGATLKKEF; encoded by the coding sequence ATGATTATAGAAACTCCATCAAGGCTACACATGACTTTAATAGACCTTAATGGAACTATTGGAAGAGTTGATGGTGGTGTAGGACTTACCATCAAAAAACCCAAACTTGTTCTTGAAGCAAAATCTCAAGATGAGGGCATCGATATATTTTTTAAAGAATCTCATAAATTAAATGAAAAAATAATGGCGGATTATGGGAGAAAAATCGAAAATACAGTTAAGAAAATAACTGATTTCCTTAAAATTGACTCTGGATTTAAATTTGAAGTTAAAACAGCTTATCCTGCACATTCTGGACTTGGATCAGGTACTCAACTATCCCTTGCAGTTGCAAAGCTTATATTAAATCTTAATGATCGTGATATGGATGCATGGCAAATAGCAAAAATCGTTGGAAGAGGTGGGACTTCTGGTATTGGAGTCAGGGCCTTCGATCATGGCGGATTTATTATTGACGGTGGGCATAAGGTGGATGAAAAGCCTGATTTTTTACCATCATCCGCGTCTAATGCACGTCCTGCACCTTTAATAGCAAGATATGATTTTCCAGAGGATTGGAAAGTAGTACTTGCAATTCCAAATGTCCCTGCAGGTGCATCAGGTCAAAATGAGGTAAATATTTTCCAGGGGTACTGCCCAATTAAGCTGGATGAAGTACAGAAATTATCTCATTTGATATTAATGAAAATGATGCCTTCTTTAGTTGAAGAAGATTTAGACTCTTTTGGATCTGCAGTTAATGAAATACAGAATATTGGATTTAAAAAAATAGAAGTTGGGTTTCAGGATTCTGTAATTAATGAAATAGCTCAAAATCTCAGAGATGCAGGTGCAGCAGGGGTTGGAATGAGTTCATTTGGCCCTACTATTTATGCGGTAACTGATACAAACACAAAAGATATATCAAAAGTAGCTCAGAGTACTATGAACGAGATTGGTGGAAAAGTTATTGTTACTGAAGCCAAAAATAGCGGTGCTACGCTGAAAAAAGAATTTTGA
- a CDS encoding HVO_0476 family zinc finger protein: protein MKCPVCESESYEILKSKGKHSKELLLKCEECGNIYRETIIREKPVDVRIVISEFEKSKKAFVKLYPDEVLMVDDILDLDGKEVAVNSIEIKTSARVYRSQVSDIETIWASSMDIPARVGISVDFGGRVISKKVDVDRDFEFTVGDIVKMGNLIFKITSMKTIERKLRKGFAKAYVTKRVYGRPLEEFVRYNYDLSSNIV from the coding sequence ATGAAATGTCCTGTATGTGAATCGGAATCATATGAAATTTTAAAATCAAAAGGCAAGCATTCAAAAGAGCTTCTTTTGAAGTGTGAAGAATGCGGTAATATTTATAGGGAAACCATAATACGAGAAAAGCCAGTAGATGTTAGAATAGTTATAAGTGAGTTTGAAAAATCTAAAAAAGCATTCGTAAAACTTTATCCTGACGAGGTGCTGATGGTGGATGATATTTTAGACCTCGATGGAAAAGAAGTTGCAGTAAACTCGATTGAAATAAAAACTAGTGCAAGGGTTTATAGAAGTCAGGTATCTGATATAGAAACTATTTGGGCATCTTCAATGGATATACCTGCGAGAGTTGGAATTTCTGTAGATTTCGGTGGCAGAGTTATCTCAAAAAAGGTGGATGTTGATAGGGATTTTGAGTTCACTGTTGGAGATATAGTCAAAATGGGAAACTTGATTTTTAAAATAACTTCCATGAAAACCATTGAACGAAAACTTAGAAAAGGTTTTGCAAAGGCTTATGTGACTAAAAGGGTTTATGGAAGACCTTTAGAAGAATTCGTAAGATATAATTATGATCTAAGTTCTAATATAGTATGA
- the hacB gene encoding homoaconitase small subunit, whose amino-acid sequence MKKKIEGKVWKFGDNVDTDVIIPGRYLRTFSLDDLAAHVMEGVDPDFSGNVQKGDIIVADWNFGCGSSREQAPVAIKHAGVSAIVAKSFARIFYRNAINIGLPVIVADINAEKGDILKIDLEKGIIKNKSTDESFKIEPFKKFMLDILKDGGLVKHYLKLKEG is encoded by the coding sequence ATGAAGAAAAAAATAGAAGGAAAAGTCTGGAAATTTGGAGATAATGTAGATACTGATGTGATAATTCCTGGAAGATATCTGAGAACTTTCAGCCTGGATGATCTGGCAGCACATGTAATGGAAGGTGTAGACCCTGATTTTTCAGGAAATGTCCAAAAGGGAGATATCATAGTTGCCGACTGGAACTTTGGATGTGGTTCATCAAGAGAACAAGCTCCAGTAGCCATAAAGCACGCTGGTGTTTCAGCAATAGTTGCAAAATCATTTGCAAGAATTTTTTACAGGAATGCGATAAATATAGGGCTACCTGTCATTGTGGCAGATATAAATGCTGAAAAAGGAGATATTTTAAAGATAGACCTGGAAAAAGGCATTATAAAGAACAAATCAACTGATGAATCATTTAAAATAGAGCCGTTTAAAAAATTCATGCTTGATATTTTAAAAGACGGCGGATTAGTTAAACATTACCTTAAACTCAAAGAAGGATAG